The window AGTGTCCGTGAATGAAATACCATGATCGAGGTTGTTGGTGCACGGCGCTGGACTGCCGTGGAAGGAAGCAGCGCACCGTTATGTGTTCTTCGGCTAGGTACGTAATTTCTTGTTTGAGGTGCTAGTGTCGTTCTTCTTATTCGTTTTGTATGCCCCATGTGCTTATGTTCCGCATCGCACCTGGAGACCAAACATGAATTCCTCTATGCCCATGGGATTAGGTTGTTCTAGTTCGCAATAGACAGTTGGAAGGTGAAGAAATTGGGTGGGAATTCCTTTTCTTTATGGGCATGGACATCCTTGGCTATGTTTACTCCAAGCTATACTTACATATGCATAATTGTTGCATTCCATTTTCTTCACTTGATATTTATTGATCCACGGTTTTACTTGCATCTACAGGTTCGTACTATATCTGATATTTGTATTATTTATCCATTCTTGGTTTTCTTTGGAGGTTCTACAGTTGCTAGCGGTTGACATGACTTACACATTTCGTTTCACAACTCCTTAGCGTCACAGCAGCAATGTCGGCTGGATCATTGGTATAGTTAGCCATGACACCATGCTCTTACATGTGGAAGATAAATTCTTTGCATGTTGCTATGACCTCCCCAACTTCTAAAAATAAGGAAGTAGTACAAGAACATGTATGAACTTACTACATACACAGATAATTTCATGCCACCGTGTGGCTTTCAAACGcattgttttctttttttcctaaTTAAAAAAGGAACATGGGCGCACACACATGCTTTCACGCCGCGCCTATGCCCTCTAGTTACTATCTTATCCTGGTAACTAGAGTAGACACGCAATTAAACCACTGCAGTAGTATGAAATTGCACGGTCGGCTAGTAATATGACAAGGCGAAAATTCAGATGCATGCATCGAGCTCGCTCGAAGTCACATAAGGCTCAGAGAGCATGAGACCGGTGGGGCATCCGTGTATTAGTCTGGTCGGATTCACACACTTATTTACCCGGCTTGGTCAAAGTATGCAATGCTACCACGATCAGATCGATCGACGACTGCGTGAATTGAAGTGCTCTCTTCATTTCTCTTGGATCTCTCACTGCGCAAGTAGTTGAATATTCACTCCACCATAAACTATTGTCCTCACAAAGTCACCGGTGACCTCATCCAAGATTCCATGACAAGAGCTACAGTGCACGCACTCACGAGCAACGACTTCATAATTACCGGCTTCACCAGAGAGCCGGAGATGCCTTTTCATGTCGTCCGTGCCGCCGGCCGGTTCTGCATGCCAAACGACCAAGAGCAACCGCGTGACACAACCGCCCCACATGCACCGCCACCCGACGAAACATTTAACCACCGCACTGTTGACGATGGAGCAGCATGTCTCGTACTACATACGGAGTACGTGCCGAGAGACATGCTACAGATGTGTGCTTGACGCCCGTGAGGACACGCCTATCGGCCTATATATACGATCATACAACGTACATACGATCGGACGCACGAGCCCATGCATGGATACGCTCATACTCCGCTTACGTGGGTACGCATGCGCGTCCGGCAACGGCATGTCGTTGCCgatgggaggaggccggccggagctGGTTGCTTCCGGCGACGGGGCAGAGGCACGTGCTGGAGCCGGCGGGTTGGCCGGCAGCCCATACAATCGATTCCGCTCGTCCGCCCCATGCAATAAACACCGCGACGGCGACGTGCAACTTGGTCACGTAGTAACCGCATGCAAATGCAATTTGGCGGCCTGCCcagtcctctcctctctctctctctctctctctctgtccgctCCGTCCGGCCCCATCCCCGTACCGGACTACCGGCGGATAGGTAAGTACAGGTACTCTCGTCCTTCCTAGAAACTACAATGCGTGTTTCATGCATAGCATCGCCCTTATCATCGATCGATAATGCATGCTAGCTAGCCAGTACTATGATCTCGGAAAGTAACGATCTCCGGCAGGAGCAGTACCGACCTAGATATGAGCCCCTAGCTAGCACAGAGGTAGTACTCCCAGCTAGATGTAAAATGATATTGATGTTTTTTTCGGCGCGGGACTAGCTTTTCCAGAAGCTCGTGTCAGAGAGGACAATGGCTCGAACATGACTCGGCAGAGATCGGTGGCGCGTACGCAAACTGTTTCTTAACTTTGCCGTACGTGCCCCCCAGCTGGCCCCAGCTCTTCTTCAGTGTTTACTGTAGCTAGTGGTGGGCAGCCAAGCCAGAGGCCCAGCGCTTACTGATCAATCTCAAATCTGCGATCTATGAACACTTACGTAGGAGTACTTCGCAGTTACACGCCCCATGACCCATTCGCGCGATCCATAGCTAGCTAGCTATAGCCTAGGCTGGTCTCGACGTGGACGCATCGATCGATCAGCACGTACAGCCGCGCCGCGACGTACCGTACGCGCGCACGTACCAGAGGCCGGTTTTGGCAACAGCAGAAGGATGGGAGCCGGAAAGCACTCGTACCGGCATGCATCCCCAAAGAACACACGCTTTAGCTGTGAGTGAGCCTTGATGAGTCCAGTGTAGCCGTAGCCGCAGCCGCACAGCTACATACGACACGGCCGGCCCTTCCTTGGTTGAAAATAGGACCTATCCCTGCTCCGTGGATACATGTAGTAGATACCACCCATCTTCACACGAGCGGCCGACACGTGGTCCGTCCTCCATTTACTACTCCTCACGCGATCGGCCGTTTGTTCGGTTGGTCATGTCATGTCGTGAGAACAGAGAGAGAGGAACAGAGGTGCTAGTAGTACGAGAACTGTGCTGCTGCTACCTGTAGAGTAGCACTCCAGCACAAGTCATAGAGATGTAGTAGTCGGGTGGCCGGCCGGGCCTAAAGCAAACAATAAACATGCCCCACGGAAGGGCCGAAGTCGAGCTCGTTAGTTAACTAAAGGCGCATATGTGGGTATCGATCTTCTGGATCGGGGACACACGTACGTGGCGTGTAACGTAATCACACGGCAAAGATAGCCAAGAAGGGCGCGAGCACGCCGTgccggtggtggtggcggtgggcgcCCTGCCGCCTCGCCATCGGCCCGAGACCCACCACCGCGGCGTGCCCCTCACATGCGCGCCCCTTTTGCCCGCCACAAAGCTACCAGCGGCAGCTGTGCACCCTCCCGGCCGCTCGTCTCTCCGTCCACCCGACCCGAGCTAATCTACCATCTGTGGCCTGCGGCCGCCCCGCGCCGTGCGCGCACGCCGTACGTGGCCGTGCCTGGTTCGCGCGCCTGGATCTCGCAACGGATGCAGGCACGTATTCCCCCCCGGGTCGCGGGATCCGCCGGCCGGGCCGATCGGCCGATGGAGACGGCCGGACGGGAGGGCGGGGCCGGACCAGACCACCGATCGACGACGGGGCCCTCGTGTCGTGCCGTCCAGCGGTGGAGGCTCGTGACATGACGGCCATTTTCCTGTCACGCGGCCGGAGCCACGGCGGCCAGGCCCCGATCGACCACATGGACGGCGGCCTTAAACACGAGCACGCGCTCGCCACGCGACGGTCACGTGAAGGTTGGCGCGCGCTGTCCGGTCGCTAGCCCGCCCGGTTGGTTTCAATCGCCAACATGGCAGCGGCGCAGGGGCTCCACGCTTCGGGCGCCCGAGATTTGCGTCCCGCCGTTCGGTAAACCCCGCCAAACTGAGCCCACCCCCATGCATGCAGCAGACCAACTCTTAACGAATTACCTATAATTATAGTACTACTGTATCAGACGTTTACATACATACATGCATAAAAAACCGTAGGCGTACGTGTTGCGTCACTCTCCCTCAATCATCGCGCTGAATCCAGGCGCTAATCTCCTGTGTTAGGTGCGTTTGCTGCACATAAAACCCGTACTGCTACTTAATTGAAGCGGCGTGTCATGTGTCACTGTGCTGGCATGCCCACAGCACACGACAAGAGAATGAAGGCGTATGTGCATGCATGTACGCGTCCGCTCTCACGTCCCGGGCAGCCGGCCGGGGACAGGGCATCTTTCGGGTCTGGCGCTCGACTTGTTTTCTTGTGGATAGTGCGGATATATACAGTTGATTGACGTAGTTAATAAAAGACTTGCCGCTGATTAGAGAGTTGCTGTGCTGCATGTATGTGTGCAAGTGCAATACAATAGTTGCGTCCGTGTCCGTTCTCACGACAATGACGGAAGGGTGGAGAGAAGAGGCCATCGATCCATGTCCCTGTTTAGCTTTACACATACACAAGGTGCGTGTTCTTTCTCCGAAAAGCTTATTACTCCATGATCAAGACTCTCAATTTGCACTACTCGACTAATTAGGCAATGCCGATGATTGACAGTGGTATGATCAGTTCGTGGTACATACACGTAGTACGTCTTAACAAGGCTCGGAGCCAGGAGACCGAGCCGAGGGACTTTCGCTTGGAATAACATCAAATCACAACCTCAAACGAAACAAGTGATTTTGTCTATTTCCTGGACGTTGCTGGATCGGTCAGCATGGCGAGGAGGCGAACACGTCTAGCCAGGGGTTCTTTCCCGGTAAAACCGAACAGTCCTGCAAGGCAGCATGGGGCACGTGGCTAGTGGTGGGTGGTCATTTAAGTAGGGCCCAACGAGCTGCCTCTCCACCTGTGGGCCCCACACGCCGATGACCGTGGGGCCGGGTAGGCCCGGCTCATCAGTGATTAGACGGAGAGAGACACGCGGGCCCGGCTACCCCGTTAGAGTTCCTACTTTTGCTCTCCGCCAGTAGCTAGTGCTATAATTACTTGCCGAGGTCGAATTATCTCCGCGCATCTACATCGTTCCCCAATCCGTTCTCCCCCCTATAAAGACACCCTCTCCCTTTCTGTCTCCCTCACACACTCCTCCAGCGATTGCACAACTAGAAGTTATCCAGCGAGTATCCTGAGCAGCTCGACGTCAGCGAGGGCCGCCCTTCGCTCACCGGCCAACCGCCCGGCACCTTTTGAGCGTACACACTGCGAGGCTTTGTTAGCCGGCGGGAGTCTGCAGTCTGCTTGCTCCggcactagctagctagctcatcCCGGCCGGCCAGCGACGTAGCAGCGGCTAGGAAGAAGATGTCGAGCAGAAGGTCGTCGCGCGGCTCCATCTCCGACGAGGAGGTCAACGAGCTCATGTCCAAGCTCCAGTCTCTGCTCCCCAACTCTCGCCGCCGCGGCTCCAGCCAGGTAACTTGCTTAAGCTTACCACCCAAACACGGATGCACACGCACATTACTCCACCACTCGCCAGCTAGCTAGGTGGTTGCATTGTCCGTGCGAGTTTGACTTGCACGAAGCCAGCACGAAATAACGGGGGAGTGAAATGAAAATGCAGGCGTCGACGACGAAGCTGCTGAAGGAGACGTGCAGCTACATCAAGAGCCTCCACCGGGAGGTGGACGACCTCAGCGACCGGCTGTCGGACCTCATGTCGACCATGGACCACAATAGCGCCGAAGCGGAGATCATCCGCGGCATCCTCCGCTCGTGATCGTACTACGGCGCCGGCCGGTCGATCGGCGAGAGCTCAACCGCCAGGACAATTAAGCGGCGGCTGCGCTATGGGTCTCTCCGGCCAGCCGGACACGTACGAGAGCTTTGCTTAGCTAGGGTATATATATCGTCCTCCACATATTTAAATATGTATCTCTTTCCTGCTCCCTTTCTGCCTAGATCTGATCGTGTAGATCAAAAAATGTACTACGTGTCTCTAAGCTTCACTCCGTCTGTACTACGTAGGGCATTAGCTTAGCTAGCGTTCCTACCTTGGGCCAAAGCTTATCCTCGCGCGCTGGCTGCTGCTTGAGCTAATCTCTCGATCGTCTCCTCCGTGTGTTGTCCCTTTCTTGATCTACTACTCGATCTGTAAATTTAGTTGGTGGCATTGGATCGAGTTGTGTCCTCTATCGACAACCGACCGACCACTACTACGGTACTACTACTACCTAGAGCAAATTAATATCATCGTCATGTTGTACCACCCCAGCTTTAACTTTTGTTGGAATACGTACTACGAGATCAAATTAATACTAGACTGGTGTATGGTATTAAGATAATATGCAAATGATGCCGGGCTTTCATGGTTGCTTCCTCTATGCCCTCTCGCCCTCGATCGGCCCTATCCGTACGTACGCACGTGACGCAACGCGTTTACTTTCATCAGGTTAAAAACACGATGATTACGCTATACTATTTATGCTTGCATATAGATCCAGTGGTACCACTTGACATGTATGGAATGGCCCACTTGTGGTTGCGGTGGCTCCGGCTGTTTTGATGCTACGACCAGTGACTCTCCTTGTGCTACGGAAACGGCACGGCGTTATGTGAAAAGAGTGCAAACCCGGTCTCTCTATGTGTGTCTCCACACCAGTGCATGTGTCTCCACTTGGGTTTGTCCTTTCTTTAATCAGCACTTACTGAAAGAAAATAGACGAGGGGATCAGGAAAGGCTTCGCGTCAACTGCCTTATTTTGCCGGCTGTTAATGCTCGTGGACGCTGTCGACCACCCTCCTCCCTTCTCTTTCTGCGCGCACACCCCGCATTCATGTTTGTACGATCGATATATCCACCGGCGTACTACCAAACGAGACGACGACTCACGACCGGGTGTGGTGAAGTCGCCCACCCTACAATGCCGGCCGATGAAAAGCAGCCGGCTAACAATACTGTCTTTGGACGaattaggccaactccaacgcatgacccgAGATGAACGCCTGTTTCCCTACTCGTCCGGCATTTTCGACTCTGGCAACCTGCAGGTGCGCGACATGGACGGCACCAGTGTACGTTGTGTGGCATGAAGACAAGGTGTTCGTTGAAATGCCtaaaagaggaggaggaagaagaaggtagatgctgacgtgtgggtcccacttgtAATAACGGTAAATATAATAGTCAAAATAAATGaagtgggtcctgcatgtcataaACACATTTAAAATTGGCAAAATGGTCATCAAACTCGGTAGTTTTTTGCCACAAATTAAGTAAATGTGGTATTCTATTGTCACTGTTAAGAAAAACCCTAAATATGCTAGCCAAATTGTCAACTTAGAACTACATGCATGCCCTATACACCCAGACGGACATAGTATATAGGATTGGTAGAGTGACATAGTAAATAGCTAATGAAATTTTAACCCTGGTGGCCAGGAAATAACTAACCTTACGAGTTTTCTAGAAACCTGGTATAAACGCACACATGCAATCACGCACTCACTCACGTATATGAACATACGCATCTGTACCCTACTCGCAGGAACATCTTTGAGAGACTATGCCAGCAAATTATAAGCACCTTATAAGATTCTTTTAGCTGCTCAACATGAGTGAATGGTGGACAGCTAGCCATATAGAGCGCAACAAACTAACGTGCATCTGGCGCAGCCAAGGACGCGCGATTTCCCTGTATGGACAGTCACTGGTTTGTGCAAGTTTCTTAAGGGTTTCTtgggcaaagtattacgcgcatacaTGCATGTGCCCTACTATCACAATGTGCAGGTAGGTTCGTTTAATTGCTGATGATGGGTGGACAGCGTTGCTAGCTTCTGCAAGGAACCCCACATGCATGCCAATGCCATGCTACTACTACGAAACAGTGTGCATGATATGTACACTGGCTGTAGCAGCTAGCTAGTTCGACGGCGGCGCAGGCTAGAAGGAAAAAGAAATAGTGTCTTTTTGAAGAGAGCGTTCTCTCGGGTTTCATAAACTAAAACCACAATACCTTTTTACAAACTACAGCCCTAACAGTGAGCTAAAAAACGAGGCGACGAGACGAGAAATGAAACAGGGAAACTCTAGACGTTGCCAGACTGACCAATCAAATGGCATGCACAACATCCCATCTCCTATGGCCTTGGGGCCATGGAGGTGCGGAGGACCTTGGCCCACATCGACGGGAGGGACCCTGTTCGCATTCTTGTTAGGTTAAGTGTCTATGTTGGGATCATGATGCGGTGGCGAAGCCTCttagtaggaataatgtctcccacgCTCTATTCCATTTCTGACGCGTCTAGTATCATCGGAGGACGTGTGGAGGTGTGTATCCATCGGATCTCGCAGGATTTGGCCGGTGCTGGCGTTCGATGGATTTGTTTGGGTCCGGCCTTCGTTTATCTTCGTTTGGGTGTTTACAGGTATGATCCTTATGATCTATGACTTTCTTCATCGATGATGGTtactactctcatgtgttggtcctatggggccttcacATGGCGGCTCCCTGACTGTTTATTACGCCAAGATTTTCCCGGCTCTGACGAGGGAGAGGCGGTGACGGCGATGTGCCTTCGACTCGCTCCAGTGCTTGTTGTCGTCTTTAGGTGGTCCCTGGACaatggttgtaatttttattacctttGGTGTTCTTTGTATTACCATGATTGGAGCtaaatagattgaaagtttctcaCGCAAAAAAATATcatacacaacataaaagtaaaagtGTCGGGGGATggcccccgggcaggcaacggaaccagaATCCTTTTCAAAAACATCAGGGCTGGcgaagcccctcaatccagctcgccCCTGGCCGGCTCCCCAGCGCGACCCGCCAGGTGCTGCGACCGGCTAGCCGGCTGGCGAATGCCGGCCGTCCGCGAGAAGTCAACCCACATTGACAagtaggcgtggctacagtacgtCCTCCTTTACGCAGGCCCTGACGGGCGTGGCGGCGGTGCTCCCCACGCCCCAGCCCGGGGCGGGCTGCGTCCTGGAGGTGTGGCCTTGTAGCTGGGGAGCGCTGGTCTTCCCATGACGCCCGGCGAGGCGTGCCACAGTATCCAGCAACCGGTCGTACCCGTGCCCGGCCGCCCCGGTACGGCCTGCACTCGGCGGACCCAGTGAGACCCGCACCCGGCAGACCCGTCAGACTCGGCGACCCCCGCCGCCGGCTCCCAGACACTGACACAAGGGCCCCGCGGCCATGTAATATTCCCGTTGTGACCCTGGGGGTCGGTCTATAAGACCCCCCAGGATGCCTCCATGCACAGGGCGATCATCAGTAGAACTCACACCCACACCCACACGCACTCACATAGAGGAGAAGCAGCGCATGCATTGGCCTGTCTTCCTCCccatgaacagctccaggagcaaaccTGTATGCACTTCATataaactacactcggcaggactaggggtgttatctctccggagatccCCGAACCTGGCTACGTCTTGTGTCTCACACTTGCTTGTGCCAACCTCGCCCATGGAACCCACCGGTGTCCTTGTGCATGTCCCCTCTTTAAGCCATCTCAAGGCATCTGCCGTGAGATCACCACGgcagttgacgcccaccgtggggcagctcgcggCATCACTCAGAGTCACGTTCCAGACGGGGCCCTTTACGGACTCCAGCGAGCGCATCATGCATGGCTTGGTCCCCGCGCTCGGCGCGGCACTGGACGGCTTCACCGGTTCGTCCGTCATCCCCTTCGGTGCGTTGCGCCTTTGTCGTGCTCACCCCGGACGAGTACCCAAACGAGGTGCTCGACGTCACCGACTCGCCCATCCCCATCAGCTGCGACATCTCCAGCGATCTGGTGGTTCTCTGCACCCGCGTGGAGGTGCTCACCATCGGCTCTGCTTCCTATTCGGACAGCGCTGCAAAGAAGGCCGCAACCGCTC is drawn from Triticum dicoccoides isolate Atlit2015 ecotype Zavitan chromosome 6B, WEW_v2.0, whole genome shotgun sequence and contains these coding sequences:
- the LOC119326077 gene encoding transcription factor ILI5, with product MSSRRSSRGSISDEEVNELMSKLQSLLPNSRRRGSSQASTTKLLKETCSYIKSLHREVDDLSDRLSDLMSTMDHNSAEAEIIRGILRS